In Streptomyces sp. NBC_00483, a single window of DNA contains:
- a CDS encoding ABC transporter permease — protein MSRTLRALRAAVLAVALPCVLVAVWWFASDASTSFYAPPLRTILGRFDDTWTAERLQDDVLPSVLRLLAGYAVAGVVGVALGVVIGSSRRARAACEPALEFLRAVPPPVLVPVIMLFAGIGDTMKIAVIASGCVWPVLLNTTAGVRSVDRVAAETARSYGIGGAARLRHLVLPAASPQIFAGLRQALSIGVILMVISEMYASSSGLGFAVVEFQRSFAVPEMWTGILVLGLLGVVLALLFRLVERRALGWYHGSRGARRKAGGGGA, from the coding sequence GTGAGCCGCACCCTCCGCGCCCTGCGCGCCGCCGTCCTGGCCGTGGCCCTGCCCTGCGTCCTGGTCGCCGTCTGGTGGTTCGCCTCCGACGCCAGCACCAGCTTCTACGCGCCGCCCCTGCGCACGATCCTCGGCCGCTTCGACGATACCTGGACGGCAGAGCGGCTCCAGGACGACGTGCTGCCCAGCGTGCTGCGCCTGCTCGCCGGATACGCGGTCGCGGGCGTCGTCGGCGTCGCCCTCGGTGTCGTCATCGGCTCCTCCCGCCGTGCCCGCGCCGCGTGCGAGCCCGCCCTGGAGTTCCTGCGTGCGGTGCCGCCACCGGTCCTGGTCCCTGTGATCATGCTGTTCGCGGGCATCGGCGACACCATGAAGATCGCCGTGATCGCCTCGGGTTGCGTCTGGCCGGTGCTGCTCAACACGACCGCGGGCGTGCGCTCCGTGGACCGGGTCGCCGCCGAGACGGCCCGCTCGTACGGCATCGGGGGAGCGGCCCGGCTGCGGCACCTGGTGCTCCCCGCCGCGAGCCCGCAGATCTTCGCGGGCCTGCGCCAGGCCCTGTCGATCGGCGTCATCCTCATGGTCATCAGCGAGATGTACGCCTCCAGCAGCGGCCTCGGCTTCGCCGTCGTGGAGTTCCAGCGCTCCTTCGCCGTGCCGGAGATGTGGACCGGGATCCTCGTCCTCGGCCTGCTCGGGGTGGTGCTCGCGCTGCTGTTCCGGCTCGTCGAACGGCGGGCGCTCGGCTGGTACCACGGATCGCGCGGGGCGCGGCGGAAGGCGGGAGGCGGCGGTGCTTGA
- a CDS encoding ABC transporter permease gives MIAAVIPAVPGLLGLLVCAALWEAVPRLGLVDPDFLPPFTTTLNALRGELADAAFWTALGDTLTGWALGLALATAGGILAGLVIATVPHLRELTASTVEFLRPIPSVALIPLAILLYGTELRSVLLLVVYAAFWQVLVQVLYGVQDVDPVADDTARAFGLGPWARVRHVVWPTALPYVMTGVRLAAAVALILAITVELVIGAPGLGHRINVAQSSQAVPDMYALILVAGCLGVLINTGARFVERRALSWHQSVRAEGPA, from the coding sequence GTGATCGCTGCCGTGATCCCCGCGGTGCCCGGGCTCCTCGGACTGCTGGTGTGCGCGGCGCTGTGGGAGGCGGTGCCGCGCCTCGGCCTGGTCGACCCGGACTTCCTACCGCCCTTCACGACGACCCTGAACGCCCTGCGCGGCGAACTCGCCGACGCCGCCTTCTGGACCGCGCTCGGCGACACCCTCACCGGCTGGGCGCTCGGCCTCGCCCTCGCCACCGCGGGCGGCATCCTCGCGGGCCTCGTCATCGCCACGGTCCCGCACCTGCGTGAACTCACCGCGTCCACCGTCGAGTTCCTGCGCCCCATCCCGTCCGTCGCGCTCATCCCGCTCGCGATCCTCCTGTACGGCACGGAGCTGCGCTCGGTCCTGCTGCTCGTCGTCTACGCCGCGTTCTGGCAGGTCCTCGTGCAGGTGCTGTACGGGGTGCAGGACGTGGACCCGGTCGCCGACGACACGGCGCGCGCTTTCGGCCTCGGCCCGTGGGCGCGCGTGCGGCACGTCGTGTGGCCGACGGCCCTGCCGTACGTGATGACCGGCGTACGGCTCGCCGCCGCGGTCGCGTTGATCCTCGCCATCACCGTCGAACTCGTCATCGGTGCACCGGGCCTGGGACACCGGATCAATGTTGCGCAGAGTTCACAGGCCGTCCCGGACATGTACGCATTGATCCTTGTCGCCGGCTGCCTGGGCGTATTGATCAACACTGGAGCGCGGTTCGTGGAACGGCGCGCCCTGTCCTGGCACCAGTCCGTACGGGCGGAGGGCCCGGCGTGA
- a CDS encoding ABC transporter substrate-binding protein: MRCTRRTLTAVTATMLLAATAACGSGSDSPKSESTGDAGTTKLKIGIIPIVDVAPLYLGQKKGFYKEQGLSLSMTMAQGGAAIVPGVVSGQFQFGFSNSTSLMVAQSKGVPVKVVVNGVGSTGKQNADFGAVVVNKDSTIKSAKDLEGKKVAVNTLKNINDTTVRESVRKDGGDPSKVKFVELAFDQMPAALDKGQIDAAQVVEPATATVKAQGGRVIASNFVDTARKLTVAMYFSSSQYVDQHPDVVKKFKAATQKSLTYANGHPDEVRDIISTYTKIPQSTLDKVTLPAWPAQWNRPSLDTLAKLGEQDGLFEKTPDLDALLP; the protein is encoded by the coding sequence ATGCGTTGCACGCGTCGCACACTCACCGCTGTCACTGCCACGATGCTCCTCGCCGCCACCGCGGCCTGCGGTTCCGGCTCCGACAGCCCGAAGTCCGAATCCACCGGAGACGCCGGCACCACGAAGCTCAAGATCGGCATCATCCCGATCGTCGACGTCGCGCCCCTGTACCTCGGCCAGAAGAAGGGCTTCTACAAGGAGCAGGGCCTCAGCCTGTCCATGACCATGGCGCAGGGCGGCGCGGCGATCGTGCCGGGCGTGGTCAGCGGCCAGTTCCAGTTCGGCTTCTCGAACTCCACCTCGCTGATGGTCGCCCAGTCCAAGGGCGTCCCCGTCAAGGTCGTCGTCAACGGCGTCGGTTCCACGGGCAAGCAGAACGCGGACTTCGGCGCCGTCGTCGTCAACAAGGACAGCACGATCAAGTCCGCCAAGGACCTTGAGGGCAAGAAGGTCGCCGTCAACACGCTCAAGAACATCAACGACACCACGGTCCGGGAATCGGTCCGCAAGGACGGCGGCGACCCCTCCAAGGTGAAGTTCGTCGAGCTCGCCTTCGACCAGATGCCCGCCGCGCTCGACAAGGGGCAGATCGACGCCGCCCAGGTCGTGGAGCCGGCCACTGCCACCGTCAAGGCGCAGGGCGGCCGCGTGATCGCCTCCAACTTCGTCGACACGGCACGCAAGTTGACGGTCGCGATGTACTTCTCGTCGAGTCAATACGTGGATCAACACCCCGACGTCGTCAAGAAGTTCAAGGCCGCCACCCAGAAGTCCCTCACCTACGCCAACGGTCACCCCGACGAGGTCCGCGACATCATCAGCACGTACACGAAGATCCCGCAGTCGACCCTCGACAAGGTGACGCTCCCGGCCTGGCCCGCGCAGTGGAACCGCCCCTCGCTCGACACCCTCGCAAAGCTCGGCGAGCAGGACGGCCTGTTCGAGAAGACCCCCGACCTCGACGCGCTGCTGCCGTGA
- a CDS encoding TetR/AcrR family transcriptional regulator, with the protein MESSNEASPADTAARVREVITAAGVSQREFARRIVMDPSKLSRSLSGTRRFTVAELARIADEARVDPGWLLGARPQEAEAAAPVPASVEGGRPLQIVQETVRLVAEHGFHAVRVSDIARACATSTAAIHYHFPGRADLLEAAVRWCMDEDTARRATHLAEADDAAAELRQLIELQTPRTEQQRRQWKVWLDLWAEAARSTTVGRLHTEYYRQWRETVADVLRRGVDQGVFRSSVEPAAAAYALTALIDGLATQVLSVSRESFGSAADAMHAALLSYVDGVITNP; encoded by the coding sequence GTGGAATCCAGCAACGAGGCAAGCCCTGCCGACACCGCCGCCCGCGTCCGTGAGGTCATCACGGCGGCCGGTGTCAGCCAGCGCGAGTTCGCGCGCCGCATCGTCATGGACCCGTCGAAGCTCTCCCGCTCCCTGAGCGGCACCCGCCGGTTCACGGTGGCCGAGCTGGCGCGGATCGCCGACGAGGCGCGCGTCGACCCGGGCTGGCTGCTCGGCGCGCGGCCGCAGGAGGCCGAGGCCGCGGCGCCCGTGCCCGCTTCCGTGGAGGGCGGGCGGCCCCTGCAGATCGTCCAGGAGACGGTCCGGCTGGTCGCCGAGCACGGGTTCCACGCGGTGCGGGTCTCCGACATCGCCCGCGCCTGCGCCACCAGTACCGCCGCGATCCACTACCACTTCCCCGGCCGCGCGGATCTCCTGGAGGCCGCGGTGCGCTGGTGCATGGACGAGGACACCGCGCGCCGCGCCACCCACCTCGCGGAGGCGGACGACGCGGCGGCGGAGCTGCGCCAGCTCATCGAGTTGCAGACGCCGCGCACGGAGCAGCAGCGGCGGCAGTGGAAGGTGTGGCTCGACCTGTGGGCCGAGGCGGCGCGGTCCACGACGGTGGGGCGGCTGCACACGGAGTACTACCGGCAGTGGCGGGAGACCGTGGCGGATGTCCTCCGTCGTGGGGTCGACCAGGGTGTGTTCCGGTCGTCCGTCGAGCCCGCCGCGGCGGCGTATGCGTTGACCGCGCTGATCGATGGGCTTGCCACGCAGGTGCTTTCGGTGAGTCGGGAGTCGTTCGGGTCGGCCGCCGATGCGATGCATGCGGCGTTGCTCTCGTACGTGGACGGCGTGATCACGAACCCGTAG
- a CDS encoding 3-keto-5-aminohexanoate cleavage protein, with product MPTENVIITAALTGAGDTVRRSPHVPVTPEQIAKNAVEAADAGAAVVHIHVRDPETGDPSRDTKLYREVVERIKETGTDVVINLTAGMGGDLVIDPDEPLTHLPGTDLVSGLDRLPHVEELLPDICTLDCGSLNFGDGSNLYVSTPDMLRQGAKRIQELGVRPELEIFDTGQLWFAKQLLAEGLLDDPTVFQLCMGIPWGAPADPGVLQSMVNMLPEGAQFASFALGRMQMPWVAQSILLGGHARVGLEDNLYLGKGNKATNAQLVERAVTITESLGSRVATPDEARALLGLKPRS from the coding sequence ATGCCCACCGAAAACGTCATCATCACTGCCGCTCTCACCGGTGCCGGTGACACCGTGCGGCGGAGTCCGCACGTGCCCGTCACTCCGGAGCAGATCGCCAAGAACGCCGTCGAGGCGGCCGACGCGGGCGCTGCCGTCGTGCACATCCACGTACGGGACCCCGAGACCGGTGACCCCTCGCGCGACACGAAGCTGTACCGCGAGGTCGTCGAGCGGATCAAGGAGACCGGCACCGACGTCGTCATCAACCTGACCGCCGGCATGGGCGGCGACCTGGTCATCGACCCGGACGAGCCGCTCACCCACCTGCCCGGAACCGACCTCGTCAGCGGCCTCGACCGGCTGCCGCACGTCGAGGAGCTGCTGCCCGACATCTGCACGCTCGACTGCGGTTCGCTGAACTTCGGCGACGGCTCGAACCTGTACGTGTCGACGCCCGACATGCTGCGCCAAGGCGCCAAGCGCATCCAGGAGCTGGGCGTGCGGCCGGAGTTGGAGATCTTCGACACCGGCCAGCTGTGGTTCGCCAAGCAGCTGCTCGCGGAGGGTCTGCTCGACGACCCGACCGTGTTCCAGCTGTGCATGGGCATCCCGTGGGGCGCCCCGGCCGACCCGGGCGTGCTGCAGTCGATGGTCAACATGCTGCCGGAGGGCGCCCAGTTCGCCAGCTTCGCGCTCGGCCGCATGCAGATGCCGTGGGTGGCGCAGTCGATCCTGCTCGGCGGGCACGCCCGCGTCGGCCTGGAGGACAACCTCTACCTCGGCAAGGGCAACAAGGCGACCAACGCCCAGCTCGTGGAGCGCGCCGTGACCATCACGGAGTCCCTCGGCTCGCGCGTCGCGACGCCGGACGAGGCCCGCGCGCTGCTCGGCCTCAAGCCGCGTTCCTGA
- a CDS encoding 3-hydroxyacyl-CoA dehydrogenase NAD-binding domain-containing protein — protein MTSPLTAPEDVRRVACVGAGVIGGGWVAHFLARGYDVTAWDPAPDAEQKLRRLVDAAWPALTEMGLADGASRDRLTVTPTLEEAVADAEFVQESAPEDLDLKRDLLSRLDAAAPAGVVIASSTSGYPMTDMQTTAANPARLVVGHPFNPPYLIPLVEVVGGEKTDADATAWASRFYEVAGKSVITMAREVPGFIANRLQEALWREALHMVANGEATVKEIDDSITEGPGLRWAFMGPMLTFALAGGEGGMAHMLDHFGPSLKSPWTRLEAPELDKQLYDSVVAGCDVAADGRSIADLVAERDQGVIDVLRATGRLNVNKNGEADPR, from the coding sequence ATGACCTCCCCCCTCACCGCTCCCGAGGACGTCCGCCGGGTCGCGTGCGTCGGAGCCGGCGTCATCGGCGGCGGCTGGGTCGCCCACTTCCTGGCGCGCGGCTACGACGTCACGGCCTGGGACCCGGCCCCCGACGCCGAGCAGAAGCTGCGCCGCCTGGTCGACGCCGCCTGGCCCGCCCTCACCGAGATGGGTCTCGCCGACGGCGCCTCCCGCGACCGGCTCACCGTCACCCCGACCCTCGAAGAGGCCGTCGCCGACGCCGAGTTCGTGCAGGAGAGCGCCCCCGAGGACCTCGATCTCAAGCGCGATCTGCTGTCCCGGCTCGACGCGGCCGCTCCCGCCGGTGTCGTCATCGCCTCGTCGACCTCCGGCTACCCGATGACCGACATGCAGACCACGGCCGCGAACCCCGCGCGTCTGGTCGTCGGGCACCCGTTCAACCCGCCGTACCTGATCCCGCTCGTCGAGGTCGTCGGCGGCGAGAAGACCGACGCCGACGCCACCGCCTGGGCCTCCCGCTTCTACGAGGTGGCCGGCAAGTCGGTCATCACCATGGCCCGCGAGGTGCCCGGCTTCATCGCCAACCGCCTCCAGGAGGCCCTGTGGCGCGAGGCGCTGCACATGGTCGCCAACGGCGAGGCGACGGTGAAGGAGATCGACGACTCGATCACCGAGGGCCCCGGCCTGCGCTGGGCGTTCATGGGCCCGATGCTGACGTTCGCGCTCGCGGGCGGCGAGGGCGGCATGGCGCACATGCTCGACCACTTCGGCCCGTCCCTGAAGTCGCCGTGGACGCGCCTGGAGGCCCCGGAGCTCGACAAGCAGCTGTACGACTCCGTGGTCGCGGGCTGCGATGTCGCCGCGGACGGCCGTTCCATCGCCGACCTCGTCGCCGAGCGCGACCAGGGCGTCATCGACGTGCTGCGCGCGACGGGCCGCCTGAACGTCAACAAGAACGGGGAGGCCGACCCGCGATGA
- a CDS encoding thioesterase family protein, translating to MSPLPLLHRTVRPEWIDYNGHMSEAFYVLAFGHATDAMMIETGLDSTYRESTHCSLYTVESHIRYLRDVPEGAHLAIRTRVLGAASKKARFTHEMFVVDDEAGEPDPDAAPVATTELLAIHVDQEAGKAAEFPAVVRDRFTELTEPAPEWAGRSIAVV from the coding sequence ATGAGCCCACTCCCCCTGCTGCACCGCACGGTCCGCCCCGAGTGGATCGACTACAACGGTCACATGAGCGAGGCGTTCTACGTCCTCGCCTTCGGTCACGCCACCGACGCCATGATGATCGAGACGGGCCTGGACTCGACGTACCGCGAGTCCACCCACTGCTCGCTCTACACGGTCGAGTCGCACATCCGCTATCTGCGTGACGTTCCCGAGGGCGCCCATCTCGCCATCCGTACGCGGGTGTTGGGGGCGGCGTCGAAGAAGGCGCGCTTCACGCACGAGATGTTCGTGGTCGACGACGAGGCGGGCGAGCCCGACCCGGACGCGGCCCCGGTGGCGACCACCGAGCTGCTCGCGATCCACGTCGACCAGGAGGCGGGCAAGGCGGCCGAGTTCCCGGCCGTGGTCCGCGACCGCTTCACCGAGCTGACGGAGCCCGCCCCGGAGTGGGCGGGCCGGTCGATCGCCGTCGTCTGA
- a CDS encoding MMPL family transporter, with product MLSALARAATRRPRTVILTWLALIVLGFGLGTGVFGRLSDSVPDVPGTESDRTAELLDDIDPRGESLSAVVEARRVTDPELRGQVERTAADLRRIPGVAAVPDPYATEGLASADGRALIVPVNLKGGLDDDAEEETVDAVADRVKEIDGADVHVSGGPLLGQQLGERAQEDVQRAELISLPIVLGLLLLIFGGLRAAGLPLLVAVSGVAGAFLALFGFSQVTEISVYVIQVTTMLGLGLAVDYALLMVMRFREERRTSADVTEAVHRTVERAGRTILFSGLTVAVSLSGLLVFPSPFLRSMGLAVAAVVVVDMLAALTLLPALLTRFGARIAPSKPRAPGTEGRVFARLALFAARRPIAVTTVSVLALLTLALPVSNLRIDIGDARQLPASTEARQLYDTMQEHYPAGVGVDPVVVVARPGTDLAFEARVKALDGVASSETRTLDDGTRVLRVTPAGSIDGATATQLVQDVRALRGDDPVSVAGVAARLVDFRQMLADRAPWAALTVLVGIFALLFAFTGSLLIPLRTILTTLLSLGAALGVVVLVFQDGHAASWLGGEGLGALSLTAPPLIIAIAFGLAMDYELFILARMRESWRTTGDAQGAVVTGLRRSGRVVSCAALLLAVVFGAFMTGGFAPILEIGLGLTLAVVIDATIVRMLLVPATMALMGKRAWWAPRALRRVHDRFGVQEEEAPQEPLVTPRQ from the coding sequence GTGCTCAGCGCACTCGCCCGGGCGGCGACCCGCCGCCCCCGTACCGTGATCCTCACCTGGCTCGCCCTGATCGTGCTCGGTTTCGGGCTCGGCACCGGCGTCTTCGGCCGGCTCTCCGACTCGGTGCCGGACGTGCCGGGCACCGAGTCCGACCGGACCGCCGAACTCCTCGACGACATCGACCCGCGCGGCGAATCCCTCAGCGCCGTCGTCGAGGCGCGCCGCGTCACCGACCCCGAACTGCGCGGCCAGGTCGAGCGGACCGCCGCGGACCTGCGCCGCATTCCCGGCGTCGCCGCCGTGCCCGACCCGTACGCCACCGAGGGCCTGGCCTCCGCCGACGGCCGCGCGCTCATCGTGCCCGTCAACCTGAAGGGCGGACTCGACGACGACGCGGAGGAGGAGACCGTCGATGCCGTCGCCGACCGGGTCAAGGAGATCGACGGCGCCGACGTGCACGTCAGCGGCGGCCCGCTGCTCGGGCAGCAGCTCGGCGAGCGAGCCCAAGAAGACGTCCAGCGCGCCGAGTTGATATCCCTGCCGATCGTGCTCGGGCTGCTCCTGCTGATATTCGGCGGGCTGCGCGCGGCCGGACTGCCGCTGCTCGTGGCGGTCAGCGGCGTGGCGGGCGCGTTCCTCGCCCTGTTCGGCTTCAGCCAGGTCACCGAGATCTCCGTCTACGTGATCCAGGTGACGACCATGCTCGGCCTCGGCCTCGCCGTGGACTACGCGCTGCTGATGGTGATGCGCTTCCGGGAGGAACGCCGGACGAGCGCGGACGTCACCGAGGCCGTGCACCGCACCGTCGAACGCGCGGGCCGCACCATCCTCTTCTCCGGCCTCACCGTCGCCGTCAGCCTCAGCGGACTGCTCGTCTTCCCGAGCCCGTTCCTGCGCAGCATGGGCCTGGCCGTGGCCGCCGTCGTGGTCGTCGACATGCTCGCCGCGCTGACCCTGCTGCCCGCGCTGCTCACCCGGTTCGGCGCGCGCATCGCCCCGTCGAAGCCGCGCGCGCCCGGGACGGAGGGCCGCGTCTTCGCCCGCCTCGCCCTGTTCGCGGCCCGCCGCCCCATCGCGGTGACGACGGTGAGCGTCCTCGCCCTGCTCACGCTCGCGCTGCCCGTATCGAACCTCCGTATCGACATCGGTGACGCCCGCCAACTCCCCGCATCCACCGAGGCGCGGCAGCTGTACGACACCATGCAGGAGCACTACCCGGCGGGTGTCGGCGTCGACCCGGTCGTCGTCGTGGCACGCCCCGGCACGGACCTCGCCTTCGAGGCCCGCGTGAAGGCGCTGGACGGCGTCGCGTCGTCGGAGACCCGGACCCTCGACGACGGCACCCGCGTGCTGCGCGTCACCCCGGCCGGCTCGATCGACGGAGCCACCGCGACCCAACTCGTGCAGGACGTACGGGCGTTGCGCGGGGACGATCCGGTGAGCGTGGCAGGCGTCGCGGCCCGGCTCGTCGACTTCCGCCAGATGCTCGCCGACCGTGCCCCCTGGGCCGCGCTCACCGTCCTCGTCGGCATCTTCGCGCTGCTCTTCGCGTTCACCGGCTCGCTGCTGATCCCGCTGCGGACGATCCTCACCACCCTGCTCAGCCTCGGCGCCGCGCTCGGCGTGGTGGTCCTCGTGTTCCAGGACGGGCACGCCGCGTCCTGGCTCGGCGGAGAGGGCCTCGGCGCGCTCAGCCTGACCGCGCCGCCGCTCATCATCGCCATCGCCTTCGGGCTCGCCATGGACTACGAACTGTTCATCCTCGCCCGGATGCGCGAGTCGTGGCGCACCACGGGGGACGCGCAGGGAGCGGTGGTGACCGGGCTGAGGCGCTCGGGCCGCGTCGTGAGCTGCGCGGCACTGCTCCTCGCCGTCGTCTTCGGCGCCTTCATGACGGGCGGCTTCGCGCCCATCCTGGAGATCGGCCTCGGCCTCACCCTGGCGGTCGTGATCGACGCGACGATCGTAAGGATGCTGCTCGTACCGGCGACGATGGCGCTCATGGGCAAGCGCGCGTGGTGGGCGCCGCGAGCGCTGCGCAGGGTGCACGACCGGTTCGGCGTCCAGGAGGAAGAGGCCCCGCAGGAACCGCTGGTGACGCCGCGTCAGTAA
- a CDS encoding VOC family protein codes for MPVSLHHIVIDAHDLPALARFWAGALRWRILSEREREVVIGPDEDAPVGICFMPVTDRKVVKNRLHFDLTCAAEDRDSEIERLVGLGARGADVGQSGDESWTVLADPEGNEFCVVRPKRTLID; via the coding sequence ATGCCCGTCTCGCTGCACCACATCGTCATCGACGCCCACGATCTGCCCGCCCTGGCCCGCTTCTGGGCCGGGGCGTTGCGCTGGCGGATCCTGTCGGAGCGGGAGCGCGAGGTGGTGATCGGTCCGGACGAGGACGCGCCGGTCGGGATCTGCTTCATGCCGGTCACGGACCGCAAGGTGGTCAAGAACCGGCTGCACTTCGACCTGACCTGCGCCGCCGAGGACCGGGACTCCGAGATCGAGCGGCTCGTCGGGCTCGGGGCGCGCGGCGCGGACGTGGGGCAGAGCGGCGACGAGTCGTGGACGGTGCTGGCCGACCCGGAGGGCAACGAGTTCTGCGTGGTGCGCCCGAAGCGGACATTGATCGACTGA
- a CDS encoding response regulator transcription factor, with product MSIRVVVADDQELVRSGFTMILDAQPDIEVVAEAADGAEAVTAVRRHAPDVLLLDIRMPHMDGIEAARRVCEQSSCRVVMLTTFDLDEYVYEALYAGASGFLLKDVRRDDLVHAVRVVAAGDSLLAPSVTRRLVADVARRRPNSRDTPTLSALTARELETLRHLARGLTNAEIAATLHVSEHTVKTHVSNVLSKLHLRDRVQAVICAYESGLVEPG from the coding sequence ATGAGCATCCGCGTCGTGGTTGCCGACGACCAGGAGCTGGTGCGCAGCGGCTTCACCATGATCCTCGACGCGCAGCCCGACATCGAGGTGGTCGCCGAAGCGGCCGACGGCGCGGAGGCCGTCACCGCCGTGCGCCGCCACGCCCCGGACGTCCTCCTGCTCGACATCCGCATGCCGCACATGGACGGCATCGAAGCGGCCCGCCGCGTCTGCGAACAGTCCAGCTGCCGCGTCGTCATGCTGACCACGTTCGACCTGGACGAGTACGTCTACGAGGCGCTGTACGCGGGCGCGTCCGGGTTCCTGCTGAAGGACGTACGCCGCGACGACCTCGTGCACGCGGTCCGCGTCGTCGCGGCGGGCGACTCCCTGCTCGCCCCGTCCGTGACCCGCCGCCTCGTCGCCGACGTCGCACGCCGCAGGCCCAACTCCCGTGATACGCCCACCCTTTCGGCCCTCACCGCCCGCGAGCTGGAGACTCTGCGCCACCTCGCCCGCGGCCTCACCAACGCGGAGATCGCCGCGACCCTCCACGTCAGCGAGCACACGGTCAAGACCCACGTCAGCAACGTCCTGAGCAAGCTGCACCTGCGCGACCGGGTGCAGGCGGTCATCTGCGCGTACGAGTCGGGGCTCGTGGAGCCTGGTTAG
- a CDS encoding sensor histidine kinase, translated as MRLPRRTSPYVVDGALAALVLFAVSLQFLFPDEDGDPLSWQGFLLGAGTAVPLIWRRRAPLLCAVVVTVATPAMALYHAPPPDVVYGGLVLLYTLAAYAEPVPRRVMLVGWLIGASATMSMKEHAEPFEYAFHLLSLLSAYGFGVLARTQRAYTTALEERARAVEREREVDRARAVTSERARIARDMHDVVGHAVSLMVVQAEAGPVVVRSDPARAEAAFDAIAGAGREAMQQLRLILGVLTGHGNSARGVGDPAVAPTPGVARLPGLIRQVSETTEVAVTLRSTGHPRPLAPETETAAYRIVQEALTNTVKHAYAARADVQLDWGDAELAITVTDDGTGPDTPGAGGGRGLVGIEERAAACGGSAHSGPGPRGGFRVTVRLPAARRPAAEHAP; from the coding sequence ATGCGTCTGCCGCGCCGCACCAGCCCGTACGTCGTCGACGGGGCGCTGGCCGCCCTCGTCCTGTTCGCCGTGTCCCTGCAGTTCCTCTTCCCCGACGAGGACGGCGACCCGCTGTCCTGGCAGGGCTTCCTGCTGGGCGCGGGCACGGCGGTGCCGCTGATCTGGCGGCGGCGCGCACCGCTCCTGTGCGCGGTCGTCGTGACCGTCGCCACCCCGGCCATGGCGCTGTACCACGCGCCGCCGCCCGACGTCGTGTACGGCGGACTCGTCCTGCTCTACACGCTCGCCGCGTACGCGGAACCGGTGCCGCGCCGCGTCATGCTCGTCGGCTGGCTGATCGGGGCGTCGGCGACGATGTCCATGAAGGAGCACGCCGAGCCCTTCGAGTACGCCTTCCACCTGCTCAGCCTCCTGAGCGCCTACGGGTTCGGGGTGCTGGCCCGCACTCAGCGCGCGTACACCACCGCACTGGAGGAGCGTGCCCGTGCCGTGGAGCGGGAGCGCGAGGTCGACCGGGCCCGCGCGGTGACCAGCGAACGCGCCCGGATCGCCCGGGACATGCACGACGTGGTCGGCCACGCCGTCAGCCTGATGGTCGTGCAGGCCGAGGCGGGCCCCGTCGTGGTGCGCAGCGACCCGGCGCGTGCGGAGGCGGCGTTCGACGCGATCGCGGGCGCCGGGCGTGAGGCCATGCAGCAACTCCGCCTGATCCTGGGCGTGTTGACCGGCCACGGCAACAGTGCGCGCGGCGTCGGTGACCCCGCCGTCGCGCCCACCCCCGGCGTCGCCCGCCTCCCCGGCCTGATCCGCCAGGTGTCCGAGACCACCGAAGTCGCCGTCACTCTGCGCAGCACGGGCCACCCACGCCCCCTCGCCCCCGAAACGGAGACCGCCGCGTACCGGATCGTCCAGGAGGCCCTGACCAACACCGTCAAGCACGCGTACGCTGCCCGGGCGGACGTACAACTCGACTGGGGGGACGCGGAGTTGGCGATCACCGTGACGGACGACGGAACCGGACCCGACACACCGGGAGCCGGTGGCGGGCGCGGACTCGTCGGCATCGAGGAGCGCGCCGCGGCCTGCGGCGGCAGCGCGCACAGCGGCCCGGGCCCGCGCGGCGGATTCCGGGTCACCGTCCGACTGCCCGCCGCGCGCCGCCCCGCGGCCGAACACGCGCCATGA